A stretch of the Onychomys torridus chromosome 23, mOncTor1.1, whole genome shotgun sequence genome encodes the following:
- the Ndufb3 gene encoding NADH dehydrogenase [ubiquinone] 1 beta subcomplex subunit 3 produces MAAGHGHDHGHGHGHGHGHDKLVLPDYRQWKIEGTPLETVQKKLAARGLRDPWARNEAWRYMGGFAENVSFMSVLFKGFKWGFAAFVVALGAEYFLASPNDDKKHH; encoded by the exons ATGGCAGCTGGGCATGGACACGATCACGGACATGGACATGGTCATGGTCATGGTCATgataaattggtactgccagatTACAGACAGTGGAAAATAGAAGGGACACCATTAGAAACAGTCCAGAAGAAGCTTGCTGCACGAGGGCTCAGGGATCCGTGGGCTCG cAATGAGGCTTGGAGATACATGGGTGGCTTTGCAGAAAATGTCTCCTTCATGAGCGTGTTATTCAAAGGGTTCAAATGGGGATTTGCTGCATTTGTGGTAGCTCTAGGGGCTGAGTATTTCCTGGCCTCTCCAAATGATGATAAGAAGCATCACTGA